Within Styela clava chromosome 8, kaStyClav1.hap1.2, whole genome shotgun sequence, the genomic segment tggggggttgaaactaaaatttcaccgttccagttttttcttttttctaacttagccttttcaacgtgacaaaccaccgtctgatatatttcagctatagtccactgtgaaatatttataacgttgtcgagtggatgtgccttccgaatttcgccgtgggatgatctgaagatatttgttgatcatggggaacaatggacggggttcagtgggacatgccctacatggcacaattcgacagtgtttgatacaacaagtgcttagagacctagagatgcgttataatTTTATGTAACATTATGGTATCTTTCGACTCATGgttcaatatgaaatatattcgagaatcaaaaatatttccagattagattcggattagaaaataatgtaatttgtaagcgaattttttggtgaaatatctgaaatatttcggttgaacattgattttaaaaatcttaaatcttcaaatttgaggtctccctgttctttagacgattgtgctgattgattgcttatttttaaggacatacttcgttgaattttaacagaatgatccattgtgccccagggtctgtccgaatgtgccccataAGTGGGGTACAGTAAAACACTTGAtaaacgtttttcaaagcattttggtggtaagatgtgtgtcgcaagggaatttcttagtcgccgaataaaaactacatttacccctctctgCATTAATCCCGCAGAGTCATATGAATGTGCAGAATAAACgactcaaaatatgaaaaagaaaaaaagtgtcccaaccttccccactatCCCCTACCTATAAGTGGCACGtagtttattgttttgaattaaaTCGATAATGTGGAACATGGgagccagtttgtaagcgccaactcgTCAAAACACTCATAATCATCGTTTTTAAGGGGTCAAGCTCGGAGAAAAGTCCATTGCATTTTGCTGAATGTCTCGTGATTGTTTCGTCAGTGTGACGTGTTATTCCAGTGGCAGACAACTTTATTCCAGTGTTTATTTTCCCTAAATCAGAAATTCCCCTCGACATATGTTAGAAGTTACTTCGTTCAGTAAATATTCCAATTCACGTTAAAACTTAATCACGAAGAATGGATCATCGTCACAGGACCTTTAAAATCTAGAACAGTACCTGTAATACCGTCTCCGGTACccttaggccgcgagccgaagCCCTggaaaacgcctagaaagtgagtttcgtagcgcacatcaggtaactaactgaaaattattttaaaatgttccttaaaaattaggtaacaaatattgccttgttcccacttccaaaagttgcactttttacggaaaagacgcttttactacaagaaatatgtgctacgatctgtcctatattctctacatttcaaccaatgaacaatgacttctgcatgacgtaacaattgaatcgaatcagctgtttgCGAGCGGATAAatcttagttattactgctcgatcttgcgttgagttgggcagcctttacataaccctgtttagttattattagttaagttatgcttagactttgttaaaaagtataagtaagttacTAAACACTTGTacatccttaccacggatatgggcgtGAGACGAGGCcttgaaaaacgcctagaaaatgagtttcgtagcgcacatctggtaactaattaaattctttagttttgaatgagaatgaacatactgaacgcattacagcttgttctacaatcctgatgcgaaattgaatataggGTTCCCGGGAATTCAATAATCATAGGTTTACAACAACGCatcataagaactatgcaattcaagatacctacagcacactaacacaaatgtatttctgtaacgtcttgcctgaccaaaatcagactttctcagacaatcataatttattaggtagattacaaaaaatatggcatacatgtaaccaacaacaaaaaatattttaattgtgtgacaggattCGCGAAGGACCTCGAAAGGTCTTCAAGCAtggacaccaacaacgctgattcagattagcgaataaattttatgtaatacccataagcagtttacaacaagaacagcataagaagttgcattcattttttagaagctatcaaacgtttttatttttaagcaatgaagtcacaaattaccaacgtgagcacgaaaacacaaataaatcagttatttctcacttagaattTCACAGGAGAAGTcaagaaaataaatgaatatacatTCTTCATAACCTTCCCATAcattgaacaaacaaattccccagcttaatttattaatgcctcgttaacctcaaaaaaTCTtcgtatttgagaaaaaaatgaattgaaaaactcaATGAAGTCTGCAACATCAGTTTGgagggcagttccaattgcagaaaagcgAGAGAGTATTTCattatgaatagcccatctaagctgtttgcaactgttgtgattctcatatacctatacgcttcaagacttcttgttcgatccattttatagcactgatagcagcaggaaTTAGAGCCTGTGTTAGATTgaattggtggaacattgccgtttcattttgtagtacagtatctaaaatgaagaagaaaatcatatttggaatagcatgagtgtaaaaataccactaaatactgactaatacataatgcattttatctgatgtactcaataaGCGTGTacatgctcattgcatgtactacagtcctgcagtgtttgcataccggtactagactatatctacactgaaTTTCGATATATCACAATCTGAAAGCCCTatggactatattttaaaacaccaactgtctgtctacaacttgatttctcaagCTTTTTCCATTGAATGCGTAGATTTGcccaaagtcacaaaaaaacAAGCCCAAATCTAGAAGAAAAAAACTTGACAATGAAATATTGACACACAAACATGCTAGATAGCGAAGATGGCAAAGTTTTTTCATTGAATGAGCCACACAAATATTCCCATCACGATAAAAAATATGTAGCccattttcacaaaatcaaaacattaaaatgaaaaaagggATTTTCTCAGTGTATGTGCCAATGCCCCAACActataaacaatttttaggtCATATACATCACCAATACCTGCATTGATAAAATAGGCCCAAAAACTTTAGTCATATCTTTTTAAAAGCGTATACTAGAGTGCTCTTCCGCGAGATGACGCTCATGAGCGAGTGACCAATATAAATTTACATATGCGATCTTGTGtccaacaatttttaaaaagcaACCTTGAACTTGAGTGGTATTGCATATGGTAGAGGGTTAAGTACTAATTATAGgcaattcattttaatttgatcGTTTTATTGTTTTCCAAACAAAGCAATACCACAACCAGTTACCaggaaattcacaattgtatttacggaatttgcaaattcaattgGCGTAGTACACTTGAGGTCTTATTTACACGCCACAGCGACACTGACAAATGCCtgtacattttattttcatttactaTTTTACCACCCACACCACCACGCATGGTAGAGGAAATTTTTCACATAACGGTCCCCGGTCAACGTTCTCCTTTGGCAATCTATCGGTTTACAATACTTTGATTGCTtgtttgcattttatttcaTGTAAACAAAACCATCCTATAGCTGGCAAggaatttcatcattttatataaatatatttacttcAATTTGTCATATTCTGGTATTTATACACCCCATCTATAATAAAATagataaaacagcaaaatcaaAAGACTGCCAGTTGAGATTGTTTACTTCACGTTCAGACAGAGATTAGGCTGAATAGATTGACGTTTCATGACAAGCTGTGATAGATTCACGGGTTCGTGCACCGCAGCTGACaataatgttaaatttagcGTTTTAAAAGTTAtgtatttgatttatttgaagCGTGTCATGTTAATGCGGCTTATATACGTTTACTTAACTGAGGGACAACTCAACTCGACACAAAAGAGAACCTGTtcttaaaatttgaattcaaaactTTTGAATAATCTCTAACgtaaaatatgtttttcaaaaaagaacaaaaaaatctattacatgGCTTCCATTGGATGTTTCCCAAAGCATCGATTTCCTCGTTTATGTCCGCAATCATAAATAAAGAATTAAGCGATGACCTAACAATTCTAATTTTTGCAGCGGCTCAGATATTTcgttcgctcagacagataacatggttgtaaaaattgcctcgttattgctgttttgcgaggtattttttagttttcagatgtattttcaaaaatgagttcaaattaaatattttaattaattgccATTATGTCTTCCGATGAACTTTAGTTTAGTCGCGAAAACCAGTCTCGCAAACGCTGCGCGAGACTAGGCTGGATTTAGCTATTTGTACCTGCAAGCTGGCGCGTGTTTgtatgttttaataaaaatggaTTCGAACATGCAAACCAGTTTGTAAAGGCCCACTCTCCAAAACACTCtaaaaataagtataaaaaagaATTGGAACATTGAAGGTCGGGGTAACATCCAAAGAAATGAATTAAATCCTCCGATATCCAACGTTCCGCTCATGCATGGTTTAATATAAACCCGTGAACACTGAATCTCAGATGATTCTTTTAATTGCCTGTAATGATTAAGAAGCTTTTAAGGTTTCGACAGAAATTAACTGAAATAACCAAAAAGAACCTGTTAAACGGTGGAGGTATTTAacatatttacaatataaatcATGAGAAAGTAGTAATCACCTTTTAACCGGTTACATAatgttaatataaataaatcccGACTGGACGGAGCCATCACGAGAACATTAATTTAGATACAATCTCATTTGCAGATGGTACAAAGTGCCGGCGGAAAAGTTTGCGGTTAGAAAATATTCAGTGAAACAAGTTTTTGGCGGAAAATATCATTAGTTTGTTGCGGTAATTGCACACCACATCATGTTACGCAGTAACGTACTTTTCGTGTTGTTTATGGGATTTATCTGCTCCACAGCAGAAGGTAAGTGTGGCATCTCATACTTTAACTATAGcgaatttataatttataaatatttctggcaattcaaatgatattttaaaaattgtcataaaattttgattagatacatattcaaaaataaattggtGGGACATGTAAGTGTAACGTAAGAAGTTACATTttacaatgttacaaaatcaaaaaatagaaaacaataatcatcgtgtcaaaactaaatttaatcgcaatctcaacaaattccttgggTTATGTTTTAGTAAAATGatctaaatttggttttagtttggtttggTAGCATAAGGCGGGCTGAATTGAGTTACGGACTGGATTGGGCCTACGTCAGAACTAGATTTATTTATTGgaaatgaaatgtaaatatagaTTGTTTTGTTATAATGTTGTTGTTGGTATATTACTTCTTTTCgctgtgaaaaaattgttttctccATCATGTACCagaccaattgctttcaaaaaaaaaaaaatacgtctGTAATAATCACCGCTAATCGCCTGATTCCGGCATTTGGAATCACCCCATGTATTTGTACTATTTTGGTTTCTTCTAAACTTCAAATCAATTACTGTCATCTAGCTATCAAAAGGAAAGTTTTTTTGAAGTTCAACTAAAAATTAcagattaaaattttatttattactttataTGACTGTTTCTTGAAATTCAGTAGCAAATTAACTGTGCGacgtttatttatatttatccagCCAATACGATAACTTTTCGTTTTGGAGTGAAACGTAGGATATTCCCATTGATATGTAGTAAAACACATGCATTAAAATGaatgtattgttatttttaataatttgcaGAAAACCAGCACATGTGTCGCAAAGAAGGCGGATTCATTTATAATAGAAAATGTTTTTGGATCATATTTGATCTCACTTTGAAATTCACAAGTGCACAGGCAGAAGAAAAGTGCAGGGTATTCAATGCTTTACCAGCCAACATTTACGATCTACAACATTTAAACCACATTTCAAGTTATGGACGtgaaaaaaatccaaattcTGATTCAGATTACGTTGCGTTTCTAGGAATGAAGTACGATCCAGCTGTAAGAAATATTAGTTTTTGATTAATTATTCAAGAATACCGATTCGAAACTCTGAGTCGTTTTTGTATATAGATGAATATCGACATATTTATATGATCATGCAAGGGTCAtagaataattaaaaattttttattcgttttgACGAGATCAAAAtgggttcagcatttaaaatgttatataacagaattttttaattatgatgATTCCACAGGCAATACAGATTTACTTGAGGTGAAAATAATGGCACAGGCAATGCTTTGTTGAAAATAAAGGGATGTTTATTTTCAATAGAATAATAAATGTTAATTTCATAACAGAGTAAAGTGTTGACAAATTACCATGAGTCAATCTCAGATTTGCCGGAATCGGCGTGGTTGCAGAAGCcaataaatagaaaattcaCCGAAGTAGGGATACGTATTGCGAATCCTCCAATGTTCACTGGAGAAGGCATTGGGACAGGGGACCTGTTTCTCCGTCTTATTGGTGTTATATGCGAAACTGATCGTAAGTTGTTGACATTTATGTTATATGCAAACAACTGAAAAAACAAATGTTCAAttgcaattataaaaataactttacCGCATGTTGAGTTTATTTGTATGAGACTTTGCccctttttatttaataatgattttaaaatttatgcaATAATGAGTTAAAATACGCTCACGTTAATGTGATTCGGCTcaacttttaaaatatatgaatagaataaataaattatgatgTAACTCTATTTTACAAAATAGACCAATAAACTGTTGTTCCTAATTGATGTGTTTTTGcgacaaaaattgaaaatttcctgGACTATTGGACcgataaattataatatttagtagTCAAAACGCAACTGTCTCTTAGATAACTTACCTTTAATATTCTTTAGGTTCTGTCTGGTTTACTTCGAAAATTTTTTGTTGACTATATAATTTTGGTGTCCAAACATCCGATCTCTGCACACTAGTTCATTATCACGTGTACAATTCTGTTCATTATATGTGTGGTCCAAACTACCAAAGTTTCGTCGGCATATTCTATTGAATTGTGCAATATGATTATAGGGTCATCaagtaatataaaattatttcattttgtcgCTCTTACTACGGACACAACTATTAAATCGATCCAATCGCATATAATAACGATTCTCGTCTGTTTACAGAACTCAGTTGCTCTTCTCCACAAATAAACATGGAAACCCAAATGCGTTCATATTCCGATGACCATCTCACTTGCACGTAAGTACGAGAATGGCAGTATACGTGTTATTGAGAATCGTCGAATACCTCATTTAGTACACAACGCCTACTTCTATTATAAAGTTAAAGAAAgaattaatttgcaaatagcCACCAACGTCCATATAAAACAGTGGTTACCAAAATTAACGCTATCTAAAGcgcaaaattgaaacaaaagtgTTAAAAAGTTCGACATGCCATATTAAATTGTTACgagggccgcggtttgggaactaTTGATTCGAAATATGATAAATCATGGCTTGGCTTATAAGCTGTTCACTTGCGTAAGACTGcaaatattatttcataaattcatttttaattttactttttcagtATATCTTGCAAACCTGGATTTGTTCTTGACGACGGAAGCACCAGCGTTATATTATCATGTCAAGATAATCTTGAATGGGATGGAGAAGTGCCAACATGTCAACGTATGTAATCTGGGTTTGTTTATTTATGGTCTGATTTCTCTTTTATAAAGCTCTACACTAGAATTTTAATGGACAAGGGCATTTATATAACAAAACGCGATTGTATCTACGTGAGAAAGTTCTACGACCCCaacgatataaaaaaatttcatttagaaAATCAAAAGGCTTTTTGCGAAAGTCTAAGAGATACAATCTTTTTCTACAAATTACAACTAATGCTAAAGAGGTTATTACTATGTTCTTTTTCTCAGCTGTCGAGTGCCCAGATCTGAGTTTTGATGGACAACCAGGACTTATGCATTGCAATGGGAATAAATATCAG encodes:
- the LOC144425669 gene encoding CUB and sushi domain-containing protein 3-like, with product MLRSNVLFVLFMGFICSTAEENQHMCRKEGGFIYNRKCFWIIFDLTLKFTSAQAEEKCRVFNALPANIYDLQHLNHISSYGREKNPNSDSDYVAFLGMKYDPASKVLTNYHESISDLPESAWLQKPINRKFTEVGIRIANPPMFTGEGIGTGDLFLRLIGVICETDQLSCSSPQINMETQMRSYSDDHLTCTISCKPGFVLDDGSTSVILSCQDNLEWDGEVPTCQPVECPDLSFDGQPGLMHCNGNKYQDGCNFVCDSNKQLKGPRKRICNEDGTWSEIQPTCEDVICEPIDFPAEQGTFDCTDGNNYASYCSFYCKSGLQRWGAKKVVCL